A region from the Vanacampus margaritifer isolate UIUO_Vmar chromosome 5, RoL_Vmar_1.0, whole genome shotgun sequence genome encodes:
- the vstm5 gene encoding V-set and transmembrane domain-containing protein 5 isoform X2 has translation MLMLYYRLWDVHDVAVLLCFTLYMCHQARAVSIQSTQHSLTRSVQEDAFFSVDVACNCTPTIQWTFMSSSVSRAIGVWRPGVFINITDDYSSRVEAHDNGSMGLSDLRLQDAGYYVVTVTDDMGGSKDAGYVLKVNEVLYEDLQYLSVSALALACLAALLMLAMWLLDKAYRKIVAWRRRKQMPVLHVPV, from the exons ATGCTAATGTTGTACTACAGACTCTGGGATGTCCACGACGTTGCTGTGCTGCTATGCTTCACTTTGTACATGTGTCACCAAG CCAGGGCCGTCTCCATCCAGTCCACCCAGCACAGCCTCACCCGGTCCGTGCAGGAAGATGCGTTCTTCTCCGTGGACGTGGCCTGCAATTGCACTCCCACCATCCAGTGGACCTTCATGTCCAGCTCGGTGAGCCGCGCCATCGGCGTCTGGCGGCCGGGCGTCTTCATCAACATCACGGACGACTACAGCAGCCGCGTGGAGGCGCACGACAACGGCTCCATGGGCCTGTCGGACCTGCGGCTGCAGGACGCCGGCTACTACGTGGTGACGGTCACCGACGACATGGGCGGCAGCAAGGATGCCGGATATGTCCTTAAAGTCAACG AGGTTCTGTACGAGGACCTGCAGTACCTGTCGGTGTCGGCCTTGGCGCTGGCCTGCTTGGCGGCCCTCCTCATGCTGGCCATGTGGCTCTTGGACAAAGCCTACAGGAAGATAGTAGCGTGGAGACGCAGGAAGCAGATGCCAG
- the vstm5 gene encoding V-set and transmembrane domain-containing protein 5 isoform X3, which yields MLHFVHVSPRAVSIQSTQHSLTRSVQEDAFFSVDVACNCTPTIQWTFMSSSVSRAIGVWRPGVFINITDDYSSRVEAHDNGSMGLSDLRLQDAGYYVVTVTDDMGGSKDAGYVLKVNEVLYEDLQYLSVSALALACLAALLMLAMWLLDKAYRKIVAWRRRKQMPENDATELQPL from the exons ATGCTTCACTTTGTACATGTGTCACCAAG GGCCGTCTCCATCCAGTCCACCCAGCACAGCCTCACCCGGTCCGTGCAGGAAGATGCGTTCTTCTCCGTGGACGTGGCCTGCAATTGCACTCCCACCATCCAGTGGACCTTCATGTCCAGCTCGGTGAGCCGCGCCATCGGCGTCTGGCGGCCGGGCGTCTTCATCAACATCACGGACGACTACAGCAGCCGCGTGGAGGCGCACGACAACGGCTCCATGGGCCTGTCGGACCTGCGGCTGCAGGACGCCGGCTACTACGTGGTGACGGTCACCGACGACATGGGCGGCAGCAAGGATGCCGGATATGTCCTTAAAGTCAACG AGGTTCTGTACGAGGACCTGCAGTACCTGTCGGTGTCGGCCTTGGCGCTGGCCTGCTTGGCGGCCCTCCTCATGCTGGCCATGTGGCTCTTGGACAAAGCCTACAGGAAGATAGTAGCGTGGAGACGCAGGAAGCAGATGCCAG aaaatgaCGCGACGGAGCTGCAGCCTCTATGA
- the vstm5 gene encoding V-set and transmembrane domain-containing protein 5 isoform X1, producing the protein MLMLYYRLWDVHDVAVLLCFTLYMCHQARAVSIQSTQHSLTRSVQEDAFFSVDVACNCTPTIQWTFMSSSVSRAIGVWRPGVFINITDDYSSRVEAHDNGSMGLSDLRLQDAGYYVVTVTDDMGGSKDAGYVLKVNEVLYEDLQYLSVSALALACLAALLMLAMWLLDKAYRKIVAWRRRKQMPENDATELQPL; encoded by the exons ATGCTAATGTTGTACTACAGACTCTGGGATGTCCACGACGTTGCTGTGCTGCTATGCTTCACTTTGTACATGTGTCACCAAG CCAGGGCCGTCTCCATCCAGTCCACCCAGCACAGCCTCACCCGGTCCGTGCAGGAAGATGCGTTCTTCTCCGTGGACGTGGCCTGCAATTGCACTCCCACCATCCAGTGGACCTTCATGTCCAGCTCGGTGAGCCGCGCCATCGGCGTCTGGCGGCCGGGCGTCTTCATCAACATCACGGACGACTACAGCAGCCGCGTGGAGGCGCACGACAACGGCTCCATGGGCCTGTCGGACCTGCGGCTGCAGGACGCCGGCTACTACGTGGTGACGGTCACCGACGACATGGGCGGCAGCAAGGATGCCGGATATGTCCTTAAAGTCAACG AGGTTCTGTACGAGGACCTGCAGTACCTGTCGGTGTCGGCCTTGGCGCTGGCCTGCTTGGCGGCCCTCCTCATGCTGGCCATGTGGCTCTTGGACAAAGCCTACAGGAAGATAGTAGCGTGGAGACGCAGGAAGCAGATGCCAG aaaatgaCGCGACGGAGCTGCAGCCTCTATGA